Part of the Chloroflexota bacterium genome, CCGGCTACGTTCGCAATTACGCGCTGGCCGTGCTGGTCGGCGTGCTGGCAATATTGAGCTTCTTCTTGTTCACAAGATAAAACTGAACCGCTAAGACGCAAAGGACGCAAAGAAAATCATAAAAATCTTTGCGAACTTCGTGCCTTCGCGGTGAAAAGGTTGGAGATCATTCTATGGATGTGTTGTTTGCTACTCTGACTGTTGTCACCTTCTTTCCTGTGCTCGGCGTGATCGTCCTGCTCTTCACGCCCAAAGAGCAGAAGGATACCATCCGCTGGATCGCGGTGGGCGCGTCGCTCATCACCTTCCTGCTATCGCTGGTGATGCTCATCCAGTTCAACCCCAACGATCCTGGGATGCAGTTGGTGGTACGCGCCCCGTGGATTCAGATCGGCTCGAACTGGAACATGGAATTCCACCTGGGCATTGACGGCGCGAGCCTCCTGCTGGTTCTGCTCACCACCTTCCTCACGCCCATCGCCATCTTCTCCTCGTGGACGGCAGTGGAGGAGCGGGTGAAGGAATATATGATCTTCTTCCTCCTGCTCGAAGTGGGCATGGTCGGCGTGTTCGTCGCCCTTGATCTCTTCCTGTTCTACGTCTTCTGGGAATTCAGCCTGGTGCCGATGTATTTGTTGGTCGGCATCTGGGGCGGCTCCAACCGGATGTACGCCGCCATCAAATTCTTCCTTTACACGATGGCCGGTTCCATTTTGATGTTGCTGGCTATTCTGTGGCTGGGCATCAACGTCGGCACGTTCTCCTACACCGACATGCTCGGCAAAGTTCCGGCGGCGGCGCAGGGCTTGCTCTTCCTGGCCTTCGCGGCGGCCTTCGCCATCAAAGTGCCGGTCTGGCCGCTCCACTCGTGGCTGCCCGACGCCCACGTTGAAGCGCCCACCGCCGGGTCGGTCATCCTGGCGGGCGTCCTGCTGAAGCTTGGCACCTACGGCTTCCTGCGCTTCAACCTCGGCCTCTTCCCCGAAGCCGCCCGGCAATACGCGCCGGCCATCGCCGTGCTGGCCGTCATCGGCATCATCTACGGCGCGATTGTGTCGTACCCACAAAAGGACGTGAAGAAGCTGGTCGCCTATTCGTCGGTGAGCCACCTGGGTTTTGTGATGCTCGGCCTCTTCGCCCTCAACGCCCAGGGCATCCAGGGCGCGGTTCTGCAAATGATCAACCACGGCCTCTCGACGGGGGCGTTGTTCCTCCTCGTCGGCATGATTTACGAGCGGCGGCACACCCGTGAGCTGGCCCAGTTCGGCGGCTTGTGGAAAGTCATGCCGCTTTACGGCACGATCATGTTGATCGTCTCTCTGTCGTCAATGGGATTGCCCGGACTCAACGGCTTCGTCGGCGAGTTTGCCATTTTGCTTGGCGCGTGGGGCGCCGGCCAACCCGGTGGGCCGTTTGGTTCTTACATTTACGCCGCCCTCGCCTCGCTCGGCGTCATCCTGGCCGCCGTCTACATGTTGTGGATGTTCCAGAAGATGTTCCTGGGCAAGGTGGAGAACCCGGCCAACGAAGGCCTGGCCGACCTCAACTGGCGCGAAGTGGCGGTGATGGTCCCTCTGCTGATCATGATCTTCTGGATCGGCCTCTACCCGGCCCCGTTCTTCAACCTGATGAGCCCTGCTGTCAACCAACTGGTGCAGGTGCTGAATGGCGCGGCGGTGGCTTTGCGATAAATACAGAATACGCAATACTCAATACCCAATATTGGGTACTGAGTATTCGGTATTGAGTATTCAATATGACAACTTCCGACTTCAACGCCATCCTCCCCATGTTCACCCTGGCCGGGTGGGCGTGCCTGCTTCTGCTGGCCGACTTGTGGATTCCCAAGACGCGCAAGGCGATCACCGGTTGGCTGGCCTTGCTCGGTTTGGCCGTCACTTTTGGGGTTGGCCTTTTGGTATCCCGGCTCGGCCTGCCCATCGTCGCCTTCAACGGCATGGTGACGTTTGACGGCTTTGCCAACCTGCTCAACTTGATTGTGTTGTTCACCGGGGCCGCCGGAATCCTGATGGCCCTCGACTACCTCAAGAAGAACAACATCGAGCGCGGCGAGTTCTACCCGCTCCTGCTGTTTGCCATCACCGGCATGATGATGATGGCCTCGGCCAGCGATCTGATCATCGTCTTCCTCGCCCTCGAACTGCTCTCGATCCCGCTCTACGTTTTAGCCGGGTTCGCCCGCCCGCGCGCCGACTCCGAAGAGTCGGCCATGAAATACTTCCTGCTCGGCGCGTTCGCTTCGGGCTTCTTTGTGTATGGTGTGGCCCTCACTTACGGCGCTACTCAAACGACCAACCTTCAGGGCGTGGTGGCGGCCATCACTTCGGCGTCCGCCACTGATCCGTTGTTGCTGGCGGGCGCGGCTCTGATCCTCGTCGGCCTGTCGTTCAAAGTGGCGGCTGTCCCGTTTCACATGTGGACGCCGGACGTGTACGAAGGCGCTCCCACCGTAGTGACGGCTTTCATGTCGGTTGGGGCCAAGGCTGGCGGCTTCGCCGCGCTCCTGCGAGTCTTCTTCACCGCCTTTCCCGCTCTCTCGGCTGATTGGGTTCCCGTCGTCGCCATTGTCTCGGCGCTGACAATGACGCTTGGCAACGTGGTGGCCATTGCCCAAAGCTCGATCAAACGCATGTTGGCCTACTCGTCTATCGCTCACGCGGGATACATTCTCATGGCCGCCGTCGCCGGTGGGCAGGGCCGCCTCTCGGCGTTTGCGGCCAGCGCCGCGCTCTTCTACCTCATGGCTTACGCGTTGATGAATCTGGGTGCGTGGGCCGTCGTCATCGCTGTCGAGAAGCGCGAGGGTGAAGGCAACCGCATTGAAGACTTTGCCGGGCTGGGCGCGACCCGCCCGGGCCTGGCCCTGGCGATGGCCGTCTTCATGCTCTCGCTCACCGGCCTGCCTCCCACCGTCGGCTTCATTGGCAAGTTCTACGTCTTCCGGGCGGCGATTGACGCCGGTTACATGTGGCTGGCCCTCGTCGGTGTAATCACCAGCCTGATCTCGGCCTTCTACTACTTGCGGGTGATCATGGTGATGTGGATGAGGCCAGGGGAGGGGGCGGCGACCCTGCCCCGCGCGCTGGGCTTCGTGGTCGGCGTCACCGCCATCGCCACCTTCCTGCTGGGCATCGTCCCCCGCCCGGTGATGGAAATGGCCGAACGGGCTTTGCTCTCGCTGTTCATCTGACTTCTCTCAGCCGCCCAATTGGGCGGCTGAGTGCTTATTAGCCCATTCCATGCCCTTTCTATTTCATCATTGAAAACGGTCATCACCTTCAACGATGATAAGCATCTGTGCTAAACTTTGTGCTCATCATATGTACACTTAACAATGCTGTAGAGGGCTGATGGCTAAACTTACAAAGTATCGAAAGACATTTGAAGAACTTGAGAAAGTAGCATCCAAGTTTTGGCCCTCCGAACTTTCGGAGATGGAAGCCAAACTGAGCGTTATTCCGTTACTGCTCAAAACACAAGACCAGTTCACCAGCATCATTAGCGTTGACACAAATGACTTGGAGGATCTGTTCAGCATAATCGGGGTCTCAAGTTTGCCTCCCAACCTCTTCCTCAAGCATTTAGCCATCTTGGCTGATGTCGGCGGAGAGATGTTGCGAAAGGTCAGCAATGAATTTGGCATGTTGTTTCCAGATGGGAAGTTGCATTACCGATGGAAGGGCAATCAGCGCACATACACCTTCAAAGTTGTTCCAAAGAGGAAATTTGGGAATCAGCCACTTAAAATCGACGGTAAAGAACTACTCAAAAAGCACCCCCTCAGCGACTTACAGGAAGATGCGATAGCCCTACTTTTGTTTGGTAGTGCATACAGCGGGGACAATGAGGAAATTGCCAACACATTAGCAAAATGCGAAATTGGCGAACACTTGGGCAAACCTGCGCAACTAACAGACTTCATTAAGCAAAGATACATTTGGGTGAGTCAAATTACGAAGGGCGCTAAGGCCAACTCTTTGGGGCAAATAGCTCAACAGTTTGTAGCTCGGTATCTCAAAGAGCAGTTGGGCCTGTCAGGAACGGACATTAAGATAGGTGGCCGCTTGCCAGGTGTCACACATACAGATCCCGAGACAGGACGGTTGACGGCCTTTGATATAGTAGTAACAAAGGCAGCCAAGTACTTGGCAATTGAAGTGAGCTTCCAAGTGACAACAAATAGCACTATAGAGCGCAAGGCGGGTCAGGCTAAATCCCGCTATGAGCAAGTGGAGCAGGCGGGTCACAAGATCGCATATGTAATAGATGGAGCAGGCAATTTTGAAAGAGAAAGTGCATTGAGGGTCATTTGCTCGTACAGTCATTGCACTGTGGCCTTTTCTCGTAGCGAGTTAGATATTTTGTGTCAGTTCGTTCGACAATACTTCTCCAAGATGGAATGACAATGACTCACATTTCAGAGAATAGCCACCCCCTGCGAGTCAGACAGATTGCCGTCCAGAGCCGCGAAGAATTACTCGCGGCTTCAAAAGGTTTGACTGACGTTTGCATCGTGAGATTACCCGCCTGCAACACAGCGAGCGAATATAACCGCCCCCTAAACTCGGTTGGTGAACTTGTGGCCAGAGTTGACGACAACTTGGGGCCGTCAGCAACGCTGGTGGTCTTGGGCGAAGTGATAGACCTCGTGCAGGTACAGGCACAAATGCCTGCTTCAGTGCGTTATCAGCATTGGATAGCCGTAAACCGCACTACGTCACAAATCATAGACAAGCGGCAACTACCCCATCAGCACTTTGGCGCATTAGTCTATACTCGATATACACCGTCTTTGCGCCATACAAAGACGAGAATCAAGTACACCTA contains:
- a CDS encoding NADH-quinone oxidoreductase subunit M, which codes for MDVLFATLTVVTFFPVLGVIVLLFTPKEQKDTIRWIAVGASLITFLLSLVMLIQFNPNDPGMQLVVRAPWIQIGSNWNMEFHLGIDGASLLLVLLTTFLTPIAIFSSWTAVEERVKEYMIFFLLLEVGMVGVFVALDLFLFYVFWEFSLVPMYLLVGIWGGSNRMYAAIKFFLYTMAGSILMLLAILWLGINVGTFSYTDMLGKVPAAAQGLLFLAFAAAFAIKVPVWPLHSWLPDAHVEAPTAGSVILAGVLLKLGTYGFLRFNLGLFPEAARQYAPAIAVLAVIGIIYGAIVSYPQKDVKKLVAYSSVSHLGFVMLGLFALNAQGIQGAVLQMINHGLSTGALFLLVGMIYERRHTRELAQFGGLWKVMPLYGTIMLIVSLSSMGLPGLNGFVGEFAILLGAWGAGQPGGPFGSYIYAALASLGVILAAVYMLWMFQKMFLGKVENPANEGLADLNWREVAVMVPLLIMIFWIGLYPAPFFNLMSPAVNQLVQVLNGAAVALR
- a CDS encoding NADH-quinone oxidoreductase subunit N — encoded protein: MTTSDFNAILPMFTLAGWACLLLLADLWIPKTRKAITGWLALLGLAVTFGVGLLVSRLGLPIVAFNGMVTFDGFANLLNLIVLFTGAAGILMALDYLKKNNIERGEFYPLLLFAITGMMMMASASDLIIVFLALELLSIPLYVLAGFARPRADSEESAMKYFLLGAFASGFFVYGVALTYGATQTTNLQGVVAAITSASATDPLLLAGAALILVGLSFKVAAVPFHMWTPDVYEGAPTVVTAFMSVGAKAGGFAALLRVFFTAFPALSADWVPVVAIVSALTMTLGNVVAIAQSSIKRMLAYSSIAHAGYILMAAVAGGQGRLSAFAASAALFYLMAYALMNLGAWAVVIAVEKREGEGNRIEDFAGLGATRPGLALAMAVFMLSLTGLPPTVGFIGKFYVFRAAIDAGYMWLALVGVITSLISAFYYLRVIMVMWMRPGEGAATLPRALGFVVGVTAIATFLLGIVPRPVMEMAERALLSLFI
- a CDS encoding restriction endonuclease, whose amino-acid sequence is MAKLTKYRKTFEELEKVASKFWPSELSEMEAKLSVIPLLLKTQDQFTSIISVDTNDLEDLFSIIGVSSLPPNLFLKHLAILADVGGEMLRKVSNEFGMLFPDGKLHYRWKGNQRTYTFKVVPKRKFGNQPLKIDGKELLKKHPLSDLQEDAIALLLFGSAYSGDNEEIANTLAKCEIGEHLGKPAQLTDFIKQRYIWVSQITKGAKANSLGQIAQQFVARYLKEQLGLSGTDIKIGGRLPGVTHTDPETGRLTAFDIVVTKAAKYLAIEVSFQVTTNSTIERKAGQAKSRYEQVEQAGHKIAYVIDGAGNFERESALRVICSYSHCTVAFSRSELDILCQFVRQYFSKME